Proteins co-encoded in one Ignavibacteria bacterium genomic window:
- a CDS encoding DUF4835 family protein, whose amino-acid sequence MKKLIVLFFLSFNILFSQELDATVNVNAEKLSIKYREILADFGPMVQTYLNTTKFSGSPWEYDRIKCSFNIFFNTGADESNYTAQVVVTSMRKVYKSEKFSPMLLVNDVNWAFVYEKNQTIYYDANLFNGLTSFLDFYAYVIIGLEQDSWEKGSGTPYFQKAFDVVNLAAGRRATGWEAGAAYSKADFIQNILDDKYRAFRDATSEYHRGIDIIAKNKVKGQELIVKMIKVLEQMKSKIDIRSVYLKVFFDAKSGEIIEYLKDYPEKSIFKTLKSVDPPRLAKYDEILRAE is encoded by the coding sequence ATGAAGAAGCTGATTGTTTTATTCTTTTTATCATTCAACATACTGTTCAGTCAGGAACTGGATGCGACGGTGAATGTTAATGCAGAAAAACTTTCGATTAAGTACAGAGAAATACTCGCCGATTTTGGACCGATGGTACAGACTTACTTAAATACCACAAAATTCAGCGGATCACCCTGGGAATATGACAGAATTAAATGCAGCTTTAATATTTTCTTCAATACCGGGGCTGATGAGTCAAACTACACCGCTCAGGTAGTGGTCACCAGCATGAGAAAAGTTTACAAAAGTGAAAAATTTTCACCGATGCTTCTTGTAAATGATGTTAACTGGGCATTTGTTTATGAAAAAAATCAGACAATTTATTATGATGCGAATCTGTTTAACGGATTGACTTCATTTCTTGATTTTTATGCATATGTGATTATCGGTCTCGAGCAGGATTCATGGGAGAAGGGGTCAGGAACGCCGTATTTCCAAAAGGCATTTGATGTTGTGAATCTTGCAGCGGGAAGAAGAGCCACTGGCTGGGAAGCCGGAGCCGCATACAGCAAAGCTGATTTTATCCAGAACATACTCGATGATAAATACAGGGCATTTCGCGATGCAACCTCGGAGTACCACAGAGGAATCGACATCATTGCAAAAAACAAAGTCAAGGGTCAGGAACTTATCGTAAAGATGATTAAAGTTCTCGAGCAGATGAAATCGAAAATAGATATCAGAAGTGTCTATCTGAAAGTGTTTTTTGATGCAAAAAGTGGTGAAATTATCGAATATTTGAAGGATTATCCTGAAAAATCAATCTTTAAAACGCTGAAAAGTGTCGATCCACCAAGGCTGGCAAAATATGATGAGATTTTAAGAGCCGAATAG
- a CDS encoding T9SS type A sorting domain-containing protein, which yields MKRLIIFLFAINSLLLSQWESVVINPLSGQVFSFHMTDSLNFTAAYSDDSCYVIKTTDGGRNWFRAQQIPILSLTEASVIDENHIFARLNSPSQMIFTSDGGSTWSEIYLPTQYQNLKKIQFLSSTTVYASVDYGSGEAVVYYLLKSTDKGVNWNIIDSAQYIGGFYFKNALKGWVFASGEIHHTTDGGITFTNMYNPPGISSPKTIDEISDSILVVGSARWIQVDPWRGYYAPLLATSTNKGLTWIFKDLGEVNFAGIPFNIKFLNPTTAISPLQFENGLLYTTDTGVTWRYVSQIGVSRQYKDVKIFENRVYLLGDGIFFVVSRPNINEPWEIRTDQTFLNHSAAAFLDPGYAIIADEGGRLYVSTDRGNHWATRRMQKGKATKISIVNDSLVYLASDKVFSKSEDLCLTMDSISQSPTGQIYDIYTQEDGTIWIASGTTILSSSNGGRNWDTKLSVSGINFDQVIMFEDGTGYACNVSLYKTTDNGNTWNQLSNLGLTLREISFINSNFGIFLTSNSKIYKTTDGGATISEMIIPGMGNASYIYMKDSLSIYVSANKLYSTYDGGFSWKVNEFLPTYSSKFSWMGMYDLFEGIGVTIVNSGGSGIWKTRNRGNTPVELSLFSALPFGNKVVLQWTTETETNNMGFEIERRYKHGDWKTIAFSKGSGTSTRKIFYGYDDYEPKAPCILYYRLKQIDYNGEFEYSNEVEVLLGEVPENYSIQQNYPNPFNPSTKVTFSLPEENRVVIKVFNAMGEQVKEIERGVLSHGYFEQDIDMGTESSGIYFCQVLCTNTISGRTKSLTVKMALMK from the coding sequence ATGAAACGATTGATAATTTTTCTGTTTGCTATAAATTCCCTGCTGCTTTCGCAGTGGGAAAGTGTAGTAATCAACCCCTTGAGTGGGCAGGTATTTAGCTTCCATATGACCGACTCATTGAATTTTACTGCAGCCTATTCGGACGATAGTTGTTATGTAATAAAAACCACTGATGGGGGTAGAAACTGGTTTCGTGCACAACAAATCCCTATACTCAGTTTGACAGAAGCATCTGTTATTGATGAGAACCATATTTTCGCCAGATTGAATTCCCCGAGCCAAATGATTTTTACATCTGATGGTGGGTCAACATGGTCAGAGATCTATCTCCCAACCCAATATCAAAACTTGAAGAAAATCCAATTCCTCAGCAGCACAACCGTTTATGCTTCTGTCGATTATGGTTCTGGTGAAGCTGTGGTTTATTATTTATTAAAATCCACTGACAAGGGAGTGAACTGGAATATTATTGACTCGGCGCAGTATATTGGCGGGTTTTATTTTAAAAACGCTCTTAAAGGATGGGTTTTTGCATCTGGAGAAATCCACCACACAACTGACGGGGGAATTACCTTCACCAACATGTACAATCCGCCAGGAATCTCCTCCCCAAAAACCATTGATGAGATTAGTGATAGTATCCTGGTTGTGGGAAGTGCCCGTTGGATTCAGGTTGACCCTTGGCGAGGTTACTATGCCCCATTGTTAGCAACATCTACAAACAAAGGTTTGACATGGATATTCAAAGACTTAGGTGAGGTTAATTTCGCAGGTATTCCCTTTAATATTAAATTTTTAAATCCCACAACCGCCATATCCCCACTCCAATTTGAAAACGGACTATTATATACTACAGATACCGGAGTTACATGGCGATATGTGTCGCAGATTGGAGTATCTCGCCAATATAAAGATGTCAAAATTTTTGAAAATCGCGTTTATCTCCTCGGAGACGGAATATTTTTTGTCGTTTCCCGACCCAATATCAATGAACCATGGGAAATAAGAACAGACCAGACTTTTTTAAATCACTCTGCTGCTGCATTTCTCGATCCGGGTTATGCGATAATTGCTGATGAAGGTGGCAGGCTTTATGTTTCTACCGATCGGGGGAACCACTGGGCTACAAGAAGAATGCAAAAAGGAAAAGCTACAAAAATTAGTATAGTGAATGATTCCCTTGTCTATCTGGCAAGCGATAAAGTCTTCTCTAAATCTGAAGACCTTTGCTTGACTATGGACTCTATTTCACAATCACCAACAGGCCAGATCTATGATATATATACCCAAGAAGACGGCACCATTTGGATTGCATCTGGAACCACTATCTTATCAAGTAGCAACGGTGGCAGGAATTGGGACACAAAGTTGTCAGTCTCAGGAATTAACTTCGATCAAGTAATCATGTTCGAAGACGGAACAGGCTATGCTTGTAATGTTTCACTTTATAAAACCACAGACAATGGAAACACCTGGAACCAACTCAGTAATCTTGGTTTAACCCTTCGGGAAATTAGTTTCATTAACAGCAATTTTGGCATCTTCTTAACCTCTAACAGTAAAATTTATAAAACGACTGATGGTGGAGCGACGATTTCGGAAATGATCATCCCGGGAATGGGAAACGCATCCTATATCTATATGAAAGATTCACTTAGCATATATGTTAGTGCGAATAAACTATACTCAACTTATGATGGTGGTTTTTCATGGAAAGTAAACGAATTCCTGCCTACATACAGTAGCAAATTTTCATGGATGGGAATGTATGATTTATTTGAAGGAATTGGTGTCACAATAGTTAATTCCGGGGGATCCGGAATATGGAAAACCCGCAATCGCGGCAACACACCGGTTGAACTATCATTATTTTCTGCACTCCCGTTTGGTAATAAAGTGGTACTTCAATGGACAACCGAGACTGAGACCAACAACATGGGTTTCGAGATCGAAAGGCGCTACAAACACGGAGACTGGAAAACCATTGCTTTCTCAAAAGGTTCCGGTACCTCCACCCGTAAGATTTTCTACGGATATGATGATTATGAACCAAAAGCTCCTTGCATTCTCTACTACCGCCTGAAACAAATAGACTACAACGGTGAATTTGAATACTCAAATGAAGTTGAAGTATTGCTGGGCGAAGTACCTGAGAATTATTCAATTCAACAGAACTATCCCAATCCTTTCAATCCCTCAACAAAGGTGACTTTTTCACTTCCCGAAGAAAATAGAGTTGTGATAAAAGTTTTTAACGCTATGGGGGAACAGGTAAAGGAGATTGAAAGAGGGGTTCTAAGTCATGGATATTTTGAACAGGATATCGATATGGGAACTGAATCCTCAGGTATCTACTTCTGTCAGGTTTTGTGTACAAATACAATTTCCGGCAGGACAAAATCACTTACGGTTAAAATGGCTTTGATGAAATAA
- a CDS encoding T9SS type A sorting domain-containing protein, translating to MKNLTFFILLLVLVTFNNYSQTNWRYQYPQLPNNDFWAVEFLNPDTGWIGGDQGIFLNTTDGGTNWQPIYTDSRVFIRGISFNNPLNGIAVGDNGAVLKSTDGGRSWEKVVSGVTKYLLCVEHSSIDTVWAGGQDGTLLKSVNGGTTWTKMLNGPSEEILSIQFLDPFTGFITGAGGMILKTTDAGNNWITLISGTTSPLWGIKFFNGLLGFAVGEGGHILKTTNGGGNWTILRSDGRRYYSISALDSNNIWVTGDNYSMRTTDKGVSWISKKIFHASHLIAVEARNDSAAVFVGDDGLIVYTNNNGTTWSKFDPPTIMPYFDIKFFSDSFGMCIGQKGLLKTYDAGKTWARFDTDSTSRGVWAGHLLDSNNAWTMVHSGYVRRTTNSGASWQWATADTFGFELRDVNFIDEHWGFIVGALGEVFQTYDGGSTWDLKPSVTQNDLNSIYFINDTLGFMTDSYGNVYKTTNTGFTWQSKNIGQAVLFSVKFLNEQFGYITASSGYVFITTNQGATWKSSHTGQQSSLFAAHFISPVYGWVAGADGAILSTSDGGTTWKKHNSNSSHDLESIFSNGKQVWATGDFATIINLVLDDSIVTGYHSEKDLTPVEFKLFQNYPNPFNPSTKVTFSLPEENKVVIKVFNAMGEQVKEIDRGVLSHGYFEQDIDMGTESSGIYFCQVLCTNTISGRTKSLTVKMALLK from the coding sequence ATGAAAAATTTAACTTTTTTTATTCTACTACTTGTTCTTGTTACTTTTAACAATTATTCTCAGACAAATTGGAGATACCAGTATCCACAGTTGCCCAATAACGACTTTTGGGCAGTTGAATTCCTGAATCCTGACACAGGTTGGATCGGAGGTGATCAGGGTATTTTCTTGAATACGACCGATGGTGGTACAAACTGGCAGCCAATATATACCGATTCAAGAGTGTTTATTCGAGGTATCTCCTTTAACAATCCTCTCAACGGTATTGCTGTCGGAGACAACGGTGCTGTTCTTAAGTCAACTGATGGAGGTAGATCATGGGAAAAAGTGGTGTCAGGAGTGACAAAATACTTATTATGTGTTGAACATTCTTCTATTGATACAGTTTGGGCCGGGGGTCAAGATGGAACCCTCTTAAAATCAGTTAACGGCGGAACCACTTGGACTAAAATGTTGAATGGGCCTTCTGAAGAGATTCTTTCAATACAGTTTTTAGATCCTTTTACAGGATTCATAACCGGAGCAGGAGGTATGATATTAAAAACCACTGACGCTGGAAATAATTGGATAACACTGATAAGTGGTACTACAAGTCCATTGTGGGGCATCAAATTTTTCAATGGCCTGCTCGGTTTTGCTGTTGGTGAGGGAGGACATATTCTAAAAACAACCAACGGAGGTGGAAACTGGACAATCCTCCGCTCGGATGGCAGAAGATATTACTCCATTTCTGCACTTGATTCCAACAATATCTGGGTGACAGGTGATAATTATTCTATGAGGACAACAGATAAGGGGGTTTCCTGGATATCAAAGAAAATTTTTCATGCTTCACACTTGATAGCTGTCGAGGCTCGTAATGATTCAGCCGCAGTGTTCGTTGGAGATGATGGTTTAATTGTATACACAAACAATAATGGAACGACATGGTCTAAATTTGATCCCCCTACGATTATGCCATACTTTGACATTAAGTTTTTCTCCGATTCTTTCGGTATGTGTATCGGCCAGAAAGGACTCCTTAAAACTTATGATGCCGGTAAAACCTGGGCAAGATTCGATACCGATTCAACTTCCAGAGGAGTTTGGGCCGGACATTTGTTGGATTCAAATAATGCATGGACCATGGTCCATTCAGGCTATGTAAGAAGAACGACCAATTCCGGTGCGAGCTGGCAATGGGCAACCGCCGACACTTTTGGCTTTGAACTCCGCGATGTAAATTTTATAGATGAACATTGGGGATTCATCGTAGGTGCCCTGGGAGAAGTTTTTCAAACCTATGATGGGGGCTCCACATGGGATTTGAAACCCTCAGTAACACAGAATGATTTAAATTCAATTTATTTCATAAACGATACTTTAGGTTTTATGACAGATAGCTACGGAAATGTTTACAAAACTACTAATACCGGATTTACCTGGCAAAGCAAGAATATTGGACAAGCAGTACTTTTTTCAGTTAAATTTCTAAATGAACAATTTGGATATATCACAGCAAGCTCCGGCTATGTTTTCATTACAACAAATCAGGGAGCAACATGGAAATCAAGTCACACCGGACAACAGAGTTCCTTGTTTGCAGCACATTTCATTTCCCCTGTTTACGGCTGGGTTGCAGGAGCAGATGGCGCTATTTTAAGCACTTCTGATGGAGGTACCACATGGAAGAAGCATAATAGTAATTCCAGCCATGACCTTGAGTCAATTTTTTCGAACGGAAAGCAAGTTTGGGCAACCGGAGACTTTGCCACTATAATTAATCTTGTACTCGATGACTCTATAGTAACCGGTTATCATTCAGAAAAAGACCTTACTCCGGTTGAATTCAAGTTATTTCAGAATTACCCAAACCCGTTTAATCCCTCAACAAAGGTTACATTTTCACTCCCCGAGGAGAACAAAGTTGTGATTAAAGTTTTTAACGCAATGGGGGAACAGGTAAAGGAGATTGATAGAGGGGTTCTCAGTCATGGCTATTTTGAACAGGATATCGATATGGGAACTGAATCCTCAGGTATCTACTTCTGTCAGGTTTTGTGTACAAATACAATTTCCGGCAGAACAAAATCACTTACGGTTAAAATGGCTTTGTTGAAATAA
- a CDS encoding T9SS type A sorting domain-containing protein has translation MKREVLLRLIISTFTLLLVPFLNIYAQTTPFFVMNLQDKDKYIKELNSWSGGLYTSVKSIHEASVDSMVIHDGIKFYKGYFVSRSWYFGMDEENNKLYYLKDGNKYMMLDFNIPPYQTFLGYVGGSSPVEITVWGTDSLRHYSFGEITISGSSEEAFTVERGRGFTFHRSGWQSHTGGDSESFSSFDQIRFNQNGDTIYNTTNWIPRISFSPEITTAEFVKTFSVNTNHDLNSQLSNSIPGINFNDSLFIRYFYTNGVDSTTTVVEKVSADKPKTNITVNLDSTKMKAGYKFKYRFTLRDKFYRPKLASQPSSIGFNTLSFDPSVGLIEDDPQIPVSIDLKSFPNPVSLNNNLGNQSATIRFNMLAAGHAKGTLYDILGRPVADILDDNFPVGENSIKFVTAGLTSGVYFFRLITKSGTEHIKILVTK, from the coding sequence ATGAAAAGAGAAGTATTACTCCGCTTGATAATCAGCACATTTACACTATTGCTGGTTCCCTTTTTGAATATCTATGCTCAAACCACTCCATTTTTTGTGATGAACCTTCAAGACAAGGATAAGTACATTAAAGAATTAAATTCTTGGTCAGGTGGACTTTACACATCTGTTAAATCCATACATGAAGCATCAGTTGATTCAATGGTGATTCATGATGGTATAAAATTCTATAAGGGTTATTTCGTTTCACGAAGCTGGTACTTTGGGATGGATGAAGAAAACAACAAGTTATATTATCTCAAAGATGGTAATAAATATATGATGTTAGATTTTAACATCCCTCCCTATCAAACTTTTTTAGGATATGTGGGTGGATCTTCCCCTGTTGAAATTACTGTCTGGGGCACAGATTCTCTGAGACACTACAGTTTTGGTGAGATTACAATCTCAGGAAGCAGCGAAGAAGCATTTACTGTTGAAAGAGGTCGAGGTTTTACATTTCATCGTAGCGGTTGGCAATCACACACCGGTGGAGATAGTGAGAGTTTTTCCTCATTCGATCAGATTCGTTTCAACCAAAATGGTGATACAATATACAATACAACAAATTGGATTCCGAGAATCTCATTTTCTCCTGAGATTACGACCGCGGAATTTGTAAAAACCTTTTCGGTTAACACCAATCATGACCTGAACTCTCAACTTTCAAATTCTATACCCGGAATAAATTTTAACGATTCACTCTTCATTCGTTATTTCTATACAAACGGAGTAGATTCTACTACAACAGTGGTTGAGAAAGTATCTGCCGATAAGCCTAAAACAAACATCACTGTGAATCTCGATAGCACAAAAATGAAAGCAGGTTACAAGTTTAAATACAGATTTACTTTGCGCGATAAATTTTACAGACCAAAATTAGCCTCCCAGCCATCATCGATTGGCTTTAACACCTTAAGTTTCGACCCAAGCGTTGGATTAATAGAGGATGATCCCCAAATCCCGGTCTCGATAGATCTGAAGTCATTTCCTAATCCGGTATCTCTGAACAACAATTTGGGAAACCAATCTGCGACAATACGATTTAATATGCTGGCTGCCGGTCATGCTAAAGGAACACTTTATGACATCCTTGGCAGACCCGTAGCCGACATTCTTGATGATAACTTTCCTGTCGGCGAAAATTCAATAAAATTTGTTACCGCGGGGCTTACTTCCGGTGTGTATTTTTTTAGATTGATCACAAAATCCGGTACCGAGCATATAAAAATATTAGTGACCAAATAG